DNA sequence from the Sediminibacillus dalangtanensis genome:
AGCAGGAAGCCATCCGGCAAAACGAACAGTAAACGAAAGTTTGAAATATTGGAGGGCGAGACCATCGATCAGTGCCTGGATCGGATTGCAAAAGAAGGGTACACCCCAATCAGGAGGACAGAGGAACCCATTTTCGAAGAGGTCAATGAGAAAGGAGAAACCAGCTATCAGCCGGTAGATCGAACGATTATATTTGAAGCTGTCCCTGTCAAACACGAACGATAAATTTAATTGAAGAAGGATTGTTCGATTTTTGTTGACCATTTTTGTAAAGCTTGTTATCATAGAAATGCATTCGCAAACAAGGGCGGACTTTCGTGCCGCGTAAAGCATAATCAGCTGAATTTACCATACCTCATATAATTTTGGGAATAGGGCCCAATAGTCTCTACCCGTCACCGTAAATGACGGACTATGAGGGAGGATGTAACCCCGCATACGCAGTATGGCGGTGGTTCTATGGATGCATATATACGGTAGACGTGTGCCCATTCATCTTCTCTCATGAAAACGAGGAGGAGATGAATGGGCATTTTCATTTTTACATTCGCTAAGGAGCCGGCGATACATAATAAAGAAGAAATGGGGAGAGTCTGCTATGGCACTAGTTGGGGTTATCATGGGAAGTATTTCGGACTGGGAGACGATGGAGCATACCTGCAGCATGCTGGAAGAACTGGAAATCAGCTATGAGAAACAGGTTATCTCGGCCCATCGGACGCCGGATGACATGTTCGCCTACGCCGAATCGGCGAAGGAAAAAGGCTTGAAAGTCATCATTGCCGGTGCCGGCGGTGCCGCTCATCTGCCTGGCATGGTAGCCGCAAAAACCACCCTGCCAGTCATTGGCGTTCCAGTACAATCGAAATCGTTAGACGGCATGGACTCCCTGTTGTCTATCGTGCAAATGCCTGGCGGTGTGCCAGTCGCCACCGTGGCAATCGGCAAGGCAGGCGCTAAAAATGCCGGACTGCTTGCCGCGCAAATGATCGGGGCTTTTGATGACCAGACAGCCAGCAGACTGGAGGCTTATCAAGCAGCACAACGAAAAAAAGTTGCAGAAATGAGGGATCAGCTTGCAGACAAGTAGCGTTTTACCTGGCAGCACGATCGGAATTTTGGGGGGCGGCCAGCTGGGAAGAATGATGGCAACAACAGCCAAACACATGGGATACCGGATCGCCGTACTGGATCCTACGCCTGATTGTCCTGCCGCTCAGGTGAGCGATCGTCATATCGTCGCAGCATATGACGATATGGAAGCCATCAAGCAATTGGCAGAAGTCAGTGACGTGGTGACATACGAATTTGAAAATGTAGATTTAGATGCTGCGCGCTACCTGGAAAAGGAAGAGGTGCTTCCCCAGGGGGCGGAGCTGCTGCAAGTAACACAGGATCGTGAAACGGAAAAACGCCGTCTGGTGGAAAGCGGCCTGTCGGTGCCTGCTTTTGCGATAATCGAAGAGGAGCAGCAGTTGAAGGAAGCCGTGGCAAAAGTCGGTTTGCCTTTCGTACTGAAAACCTGCCGCGGCGGTTATGACGGCAAAGGCCAGATGATCGCCAAGTCGGAAGAGGATCTGGCAGAGGCCGGGCAGTTCATCTTGGATAGCGGCCGTTGCATCTTGGAAGAATGGATTCCTTTCGAGAAAGAAATCTCGGTCGTTTTCACTCGTTCGGCGGCTGGGGATATTACCTTTTTTCCTGTAGCGGAAAACGAGCATAAAAACCATATTCTCCATAAAACAATCGCCCCGGCGGCTGTTTCAGAGTCTGTACGGGATAAGGCGCTGGCTGCTGCAAAAACCGTAGCTGAAAGTCTTGCCGTTGTCGGCACCTTTGCAATCGAAATGTTCGTTGCCGGTGAGCGGGTGCTGATTAATGAAATGGCCCCGAGACCGCATAACTCGGGTCACTATACCATCGAAGCATGCAACGTGTCACAGTTTGAACAGCATGTCCGTGCAGTTTGCGGTTTGCCACTCGTGCCAGTGTGTTTTCACGGAGCAGCGGTCATGATGAACTTGCTTGGCGATGA
Encoded proteins:
- the purE gene encoding 5-(carboxyamino)imidazole ribonucleotide mutase, which codes for MALVGVIMGSISDWETMEHTCSMLEELEISYEKQVISAHRTPDDMFAYAESAKEKGLKVIIAGAGGAAHLPGMVAAKTTLPVIGVPVQSKSLDGMDSLLSIVQMPGGVPVATVAIGKAGAKNAGLLAAQMIGAFDDQTASRLEAYQAAQRKKVAEMRDQLADK
- the purK gene encoding 5-(carboxyamino)imidazole ribonucleotide synthase, which codes for MQTSSVLPGSTIGILGGGQLGRMMATTAKHMGYRIAVLDPTPDCPAAQVSDRHIVAAYDDMEAIKQLAEVSDVVTYEFENVDLDAARYLEKEEVLPQGAELLQVTQDRETEKRRLVESGLSVPAFAIIEEEQQLKEAVAKVGLPFVLKTCRGGYDGKGQMIAKSEEDLAEAGQFILDSGRCILEEWIPFEKEISVVFTRSAAGDITFFPVAENEHKNHILHKTIAPAAVSESVRDKALAAAKTVAESLAVVGTFAIEMFVAGERVLINEMAPRPHNSGHYTIEACNVSQFEQHVRAVCGLPLVPVCFHGAAVMMNLLGDEMTACLDNIDSFAEGHLHIYGKKGVKPNRKMGHITFVGPHLADIVNKLEEETVIHQ
- a CDS encoding NETI motif-containing protein produces the protein MAKKKSKSSRKPSGKTNSKRKFEILEGETIDQCLDRIAKEGYTPIRRTEEPIFEEVNEKGETSYQPVDRTIIFEAVPVKHER